GTGACATCAGGGTCAGGCACCTCCCCCGAAAACGCCACGAGGGTCTTGAGCGGCAGTCCGTCGCGTTCGATCGCCTTCTCGAACGCCCGCGCGTACTTCACCGCAGCCGCACGGGATGCGGTGACCACCATGGCTTTCGCACGGCCACCGAGTTCCTTCTGCACGGTCTCGCGGTAGTGGCGCAGGATCACGTCGACCTTTGACGCGACGTTGGTCGGATGCAGTTCGACGAACCCGATGTAAGCTCGCGTGCCCTTGCGCACGTCGACTTCCTCGGACTCACCCTCCTCGGCGCGCAGCGCGATGCGCGCCGCAAATTCGTAGGTCGTGTAGTTCTTCAGCACGTCGAGGATGAACCCCTCCTCGATCGCCTGCTTCATCGAGTACAGATCGAACGGTTTCGGTTCGCCGCCCTCCTCGGTCCGCCCGAATTTCTCGAGCGTCTTCGCCTTGGGAGTCGCGGTAAACGCGAAAAAGCTGAGCCGCTTGTCGCTGTCAGCTCGGGCTGCCATCGCGACCAGCGCATCCTGGTCGGCGCCGATCTCATCTCCTTCGATGGATGCGGGAACCTCGCCCTGGTAGAGCAGCTCGCGGAGCGAGGCGGCCGATTCTCCAGTCTGGGATGAGTGGGCCTCGTCGGCGATGACCGCGAAGCGCTTGCCCGCGAGCTCGCCACCCTCGTCGCGAATCCTCTTGAGCGCGTGCGGGAAGGTCTGCAGCGTCACACCAATGATGAGCACTTGGGCGCGCAGTGCCTCGAGCAACTGCTCGGTCTTTGACCCCTCGCTCCCCCTCGTGACGGGCAGAAAGGTGCCCGTCTTGCTCACGAGTTGGTCGACCGCATCCTGCAGCTGCCGATCGAGAATGTCTCGGTCGGCGACGACAATCACGCCATCGAAGACCTTCTTGCCGTAGGGAGTGTGGAGCGTCGCCATGCGGTGGGCGGTCCACGCGATCGAGTCGGTCTTGCCCGAGCCCGCCGAGTGCTGAATGAGATAATTCTGCCCCGAGCCATGTTCGTGGGCGTGCTGGGTGAGCTTCGTCACCGCGCGCCACTGGTGATAGCGCGGGAATCGCACGCTCGCCTTTTCGGTGATCTCGCCGGTGACGGGGTTCACCTTGGTCTGGTGGTTCACGTAGATGAACTTCGCCAGGATGCTCAGCCAGGTATCGCGCTCGAATACCTCTTCCCAGAGGTACGACGTGCGGTGCTTGCCTTCGACTGGCGGATTGCCCGCCCCATTGTTGTAGCCACGGTTGAAGGGCAGGAACGTCGTCGACTTCCCCTCGAGCTTTGTGGTCATCTGGACTTCGTTGTCGGTGACCGCGAAGTGCACGAGGGCGCCGCGGAATTCGGTGAGGAGCGGTTCGCCCTTCGGATTTCGGTCTTTGCGGTATTGCGTGACCGCGTCGTTCACCGACTGCGTGAACGTTGTCTTGAGTTCGAGCGTCGCAACCGGGATGCCGTTCACAAACAGCACGAGGTCGATGCGATCGGCCTTCTTCATCGAGTAGACAACCTCGGGCACGACCCGGAGTCGATTCTTGGCGTATCGCTCGATCAGGTTCGGATTGCGGCCGTCGGCCGGCGGCATCTGCAGGAGGTCGAAGTGCCGTGCACCGGTGACGTCAAAGCCATTCCTGAGCGTGGCGAGCGTGCCGCCGCCGTGCGCCTCGTCGTTGGCGAGCTTCTTCACGACCCGGTCGAGGATGCGCCGCTCACCTTTCGCTTTCGCCTCGGGTGTGGCGTTGGTCGGCACGATCTTCGCGTAGTTCTTGGGATCGATGTCCTCGAGCCAGCCGAGGAGGTCTTCGGGATAGAGCGCGCGTTCCTTGTCGTAACCCGCGGAGTTTTCCGAGCGGAGCCACCCGTGGTCCCCGAGGTAGTCGGCGATCTCGTCCTGAAACGCGCGCTCCCGATACGTGTTCATCGCGCCTCCGCGAGCTCGGCTTCGATCTGTTCTGCGACGGGAGCGTGCTTTTCAGTGACGTTGATCTGGCCGGTGACAGCGGCGGAGATTAGGGCGGAGCGGCGTTCCTTGGCCAACGCGACGGCATCCTGCACCATGGTCTTGGACTCCACAGCATCCTCGAAAATCTTCTGGGCCGAATCCGCGATTCTAGTTTGCGTGTCGCGGTCTGGGACAGGTAATTCAATACTCAAGAAATCCTCGTAGCTAAGATTTTGCATTGAAGCGCTCGCGCCGACACTACGAAGAGAAACTTGATCTCGATAAATGCGAGAATTCCGCACATAATACATAAATTCATTGTTTGCATTGAAATCTATCTGCCAAAGTTTGTCCGACAAGAATAGATTCGGATATTCATTACTAACGTATGCAGTCGAGCCGACCAATTCTGGGGTATTCGCACGATTAATGAGGATTCGATCCGCCTTCAAGGGAGTCGTCAGCCGTGCGATTTCACTAACTTCTACTACGGCCTTATTTTCGGCAACATCCAAGTATCCTTTCGATGCGGCTCCGGTCTTCAGAACGCCAGGCTGCCCTTCCTGTGCCTGCCAACTCGCACCGTTGACACTGACGCCCGTTTCCCGCTGAGGATTTAGGTGACGTATTTGAACAAAATCATGCCCGAGAAACTTTCTCTCAACGGCCGCGGACTGCCGTTCGCCAACTAGATCCGACAGAGAGGAAAGTTCGTCAATGAGCGCATCAATTTCGGCGGTTTCGCGGTCGAGGTAGTCCGCGATCCGCCGTTGTTCTTCGAGTCCTGGATACGGAATCCTCGATGCCAGGAGCTGCTGCTGATTCAGTATGGGAGCCCCGTAGATATTCCGAGAAGCACTTGCTTCGAAGGCAAGCGGTAATACCCACCGTGCGAATCCTAAGTCAATGCGACTCGTTGATTTCACCGTCGCGATCGCCTCATTGGTTACTAGCCTGGAATGAACGAATGCAGTCTTACCAATACTCAGCTTAAAGCTGTAGAGCAACTCGCCAGGTTCGCTCCAAGGAATGCCTGCAGCCCGCACTCCTTCTTCACTCAAAAAGCGTTCCCCAGTTTGCACTTGACCACCGGCCATATCGGCGATCGTAACCCACGGCACGTTACCCTCGAAATAATCCGCTCGACTCGTAGGAGGGGTACCGCCTACCGTCAAATGCAAAATATGAGATGCCTTTCGGATACTCCAATGATCTGGGATATCCGATAACCAGTCTCGTCGTTCGGCGTTCACGCCTTCACCTGCTCTAGTCGGGCGCGGATTCGGCCGAGAACCTCATCGAGGTCGGCGTCGATTTCTTCTAGGGAGCGCGGCGGGACGTAATTGTAGAAGTGGCGCGTGAACTGAATCTCCGCGCCCTCCCTCGACTTGGATTCGTCGATCCAGGCGTCTGGGACGAACGGCTTTACCTCGCGTTCGAGGTACTCGTCGATGTCTTCGTTCCACGGCACGTTCTCGGTGTCGCGCAGCGCGGCGTCGGCGACAGGCCTGCCCGCTTTCGTCAACAACTCGCCATCGTCGTCGTGCTCGCTCAGCTCATCCACGAGCATTTTCACGAGCGCCGGTTTCAGCGCGACGCCCTTACCGTTCGCCGCGGCCATCAGCTGCTTCTGGAACTCCGTGCGGCTGAACGACAGCTCTCCCCCAGCATCCACCCCCGCAGCCTCGAGCACCTCGAGGAGGCGACCCTGCGCATCCTCATCGAGCTTCGTGACCGGCTTCGCCGCCATCGCGCGCTCGATGCGTTCGGGGGTGAACCCGTAGTTGCGTTTCATCGGGCGTTCGAGCGTGATCGTGCGGTACATGAAGTCGGTCACGTCGAAGATCTTCGAGACATCGGACTCTTCGAATTGCTCGTAAAGCTTCGTGATCTCGACGATGTGATCGTCACTCAATTCCTTGCGCTTTGAACCGACGCTCTTGCGCATCTTTACGAACATCTCCGTCGCGTCGATGAGCTGCACCTTGTTGCGCCGCTCCGCGGGCTTGTCCTTATTGAGGATCCAGACGTAGGTGCTGATGCCGGTGTTGTAGAACATGTCGGTCGGCAAGCCGACGATGGTCTCGAGGTAGTCGTTGTCGAGGATCCACTTGCGAATGTTCGATTCGCCCGAGCCAGCACCCCCGGTAAAGAGCGGCGAGCCATTAAGGACGATCGCGCCCTTGCCTCCGCCAGAGCTGTCGCTCGGCTCGCGCAGCTTCGAGATGAGATGCATGAGAAAGAGCATCGAGCCGTCGGAGACTCGAGGCAGGCCCGCGCCGAATCGTCCGTCGAACCCGGCGATCTCATGTTCGGAAGTGACCGCTTCGCGTTGCTTTTGCCAATTGACGCCGAACGGCGGATTCGAGAGCCCGTAGTGGAAGGTGCGGTTCTTAAACGCGGGGTTCATGAGGGTGTCGCCGTTCACGATGTTGTCGATCGGCTGGCCCTTCACCACCATGTCGGCCTTGCAGATCGCGTAAGAGGCACCGTTGAGCTCCTGTCCAAGCAGGTTCACTTGGGCCGAGCCATTCATGGCCTTGATCTCGTCATCGGCGACCGAGAGCATCCCACCCGTACCCGCCGTCGGATCATAGACATCGCGGACAATGCCGGGGGTCATGAGATCTTCTTCGTTGGCGAGCAGAATCGAGACCATGAGCTTCACGACCTCCCGCGGCGTGAAGTGCTCACCTGCAGTCTCGTTCGAGGCCTCGGCAAACTTACGAATGAGCTCCTCAAAGATGTGGCCCATTTTCTCGTTGTCGACAGCCTTTGGGTGCAGATCGACTTTGGCGAAGTGCTGGAGAATCTGCAGCAAGAGGTCGTTCTGCGCGAGGTCCACAATCGTGTCTTCGAACTTGTACTTCTCGAAGATGTCGCGCACGTTCGACGAAAACGAGTTCACATAGTCGCGAAGGTTTTGCTCGAGATTATCGGGGTCGCCTTGCAGCGACTTCAGGTCGTGATTCGAGCGATTCGAAAACGAGTAGGTGTGGCCAGCCTTCGCACGGAGCATGCCGGGTGACGGGTCGACGTCCGGGTCGAGACCCTTCGTCGCTTCGAGCACGGCCTGCTTCGTCGGCGCGAGCACCGCATCCAATCGCGAAAGAACCGTGAACGGCAGGATGATGTCGCCGTACTGATGCTGCTTGTAGGTGCCTCGAAGCAGGTCGGCCGCCGACCAGATGAACGACGCGTGATTGAAGTTGCTAGACACCCGAATTAACCCCTGAAAAGCCGAATATGTTCGATTTGTCGAGCCTAGTCGAGGGCACCGACCCTCCAGGCGGGCGGGCAGACTTGAACTCTGAAGAAACGGGATGTCTAGCTTGTGACCGGCCACACAGTGACGATTTGTTCGTACTCGATGCTTGGGCTCCGATTGAGCTCACCAAGCACGGCTACTCCTTGAGTCGCGTATAACACCCGTCTTACACTGAAGCATGTGGTGCACATCGGATGGCGTCCCGAAGTGGTGGCGATATGCGGACCGATGACGAAGACTCTCGACTCGGGGCGGAAGAGAAACCTTGAATGCCATGACCCCTAATAACCGCATCCCTCCAGAAATCGCCGCGGCGATCGAGAAGGAGATCGACGCCGATAGCCCTCAGTATCGAGACGATCTCTCCGAGGGCAACTGGACAAAAGCGAACCGCGTGCCATCGCCATTATTGACCCTTCGCATCCCCGCCGACGCGCTTACCGAGCTTCAAGACCTAGCCCGAGAGAATGGGGTCGCGGTGTCGACTCTCGCACGCGGCTTCATCCTTGACGGTATCGCCCAGCACAAGAGCGAAGACCTCCGCGGCGCCCTCGAACGGTTAGAGCGTGATCTGGCTGCGGTCAAGGCCCGGGCGCTCACAAGTTAGGGAGTCCAGACGTGTTGGATACACCACTCGGGACTCGACTCCGGAAGGCTTCGCCGCGCGTCAAACAGCTCATCGCCGACGCGGGCGGCAGCAACGTGCGGGTCTTCGGATCGGTAGCAACTGGACGTGAACACTCGAAATCCGACGTCGACCTGATCTTTACGATGAACAAACCGTTGAGCCTCATGGCGCTCGGCAAACTTGAACAGCTGATCGCCGATGAAGTGGGAGCACCCGTCGATCTCGTCCCGGACACGTCGCTTCGCCCCGCCTTTCGGGATCGAATCCTCAACGAGGCGGTGCCACTTTGAGCCCTTCTAATTCCATGGCCTGGTGTGTGCTCGATCGTCAGGACATCCGGCGCGTCCGTCAGACGATCAACGCGGATTTGAAGACGGATAGGTAATTACGAAACTGTCGGAGTCTAGTCTTCGTCAGCCGCCGCGAGCTCAACGACCCGCTCCGCGGTCCCCCACGACAGCGTCACGCCAGCGCCACCGTGACCGTACGCAGTGATCACCGGAACGCCGTCGACGGTCAGGCGTTCGAGGCTGATCGATGGCCGAGCGGGTCGCAGCCCACACGCGCGGCCAACCAACGGTTGATTCGCCAGTTCGGGAACTAGCTTCAGTGCACGCTCCAAGATCGCCGCCTCAGTCGCCGGATCAATTTCGGTATCCCACGATCCCTCGTCGGCCGTGCCACCAACGATGACGTCGTGTTCGCGGGGGAAGATGTAGGTGAGGCCGTCGGGATTACCCTCATCGGTCATCCACTCTTCGAGCCCAGGATTCGCGAGCCGCACGATCTGCCCACGGACCGGGTAGACGCTTTCGTCGCCGCCGAGGAGCTCGCCACCGCGATCACGACGAGGTCGCTCTCGTTCGCGAGCTCCTTGATGGATGCGACGGTGCGGTACTCGAACGTGATGCCAAGCGACTGCACCCGTGCTTTGAGCCAGGGCAGGTATCGCGGAATCTCAATGAACGGCAGCGCGGCTCGTACACCGGAGGTGGTGCCTTCCGGGAGTTGCGCGGCGGATGCTTCCTCGAACTGGGCAAGGTGGGACGTCCACGAGCGATCCGGGTCGGCCAAGCGCTCGACGACGGTTCCCGTGCGCATCCTGACTACCGCATCCGACTCGGCCGTAAGCGCGACAAATCGCTCGAGCGATCGGGCCAGCAGCTGGTCGGCCAGCTCGGATCGCTCGCTGCGGAATGGGAACCAGAGTGCTGCGGATACCGACGACACGGTCTCCATCGTGTCTTGGTCCGCGACTACCGTGACCTCGTCACCGTTGGATGCGAACTCGTGTGCGACGGAGAGACCGATCACGCCTGCTCCGATTACCGTTACGCGCCTTGCCATCGTTCCATTCTTGACCATCTAAGCCCCAAGGCAAGCGCGGAGACTGACGCATCGGCATCAAGTGGGACCGCCTGAGTGCTCGCCAACTAGCGCCCAATCGCCTCTAGGAAAGCGACCGTCTCTTCTTCAGTGAGACCCGGCACTCCACCCCGTGCAGGCCCCGGTGCGCCCGCAAGGAGTTCTTCGAGAGGGACTGCCTTGCGTACACCAGGCGAGACTGGCAGTGGTGGTGCCTGCTGAATGATTGCCGCACCTATTTGCGAGATGCGCCCATCGGAGTCCCGCTCCGGGATCCCGACGGCAGAGACGTACTGTTCGATCAAGGCACGGCACTCATCATCGTTCTCCACATTGGGGAGCGGGATCGTGTTGCCGAAATCATCCGTCACCTGCAGGCGATGGGTATCGAGCTTGACCGACTGCAACTTGCCCACAACCGTTGCTTCTTGGGACTCGAAACCCTCGTCGAGCGCTGCAGCAACTCCCTTTGACGCTGATGATTCATCGCTGCTCGTCAATTTTCCCACCGCCCTGAACTCCGGTGATTCTACGAAACCGAAATCTCCTGCTCATGCCATCTAATTTGCAAGGAACTCACTTCATTCAAGTATTCTCAGCATGCGTCAGTTACTCCCCGTCGACGTACATCTCGACCAGTTCATGCACCCCGGAAATGATCTCGTCGGGGCGGAATGGGAACCTCTCAACCGCATCATGGGTACTGATCCCGGAGAGCACGAGAATCGTGTGCAGTCCCGCCTCCATGCCGGCAACAATGTCGGTGTCCATTCGGTCGCCGATCATCACCGTCGACTCAGAATGCGCACCAATCTGATTGAGCGCCGAGCGGAACATCATGGGATTCGGTTTCCCGACCACGTACGGCTTGCGCCCGGTGGCCGCGGTGATGAGCGCATTGATCGCGCCCGTTGCCGGAACGACGCCGTCTGCCGTCGGGCCGGTCGGATCCGGGTTCGTCGAGATGAAGCGAGCCCCGCCAACAATCAGTCGAATCGCCTTGGTGATCGCCTCGAACGAGTAATTGCGCGTCTCGCCAACAACGACAAAGTCGGGATCAACATCCGTCATCACGAAGCCGGCGTCGTGGAGGGCCGTGGTCAGCCCAACTTCACCGACGACGAACGCGCTACCATCTGGCTTCTGACTCTCAAGGAATGACGCGGTCGCCATCGCTGACGTCCAGATCGCCGTCTCGGGCACCTCGATCCCGTTCGCGCTGAGGCGAGCGCTGAGATCGCGAGGCGTGTACGTCGAGTTATTGGTCAGGACGAGATACTTCGTCCCGGTCCGCTGCCAGTGCGAGAGCAACTCGCGCGCACCCGGCAGTACCTGCCCTTCGGCGACTAGCACCCCGTCCATGTCTGTGAGCCAAGACTCGATGGTTCGATTACCGCGCGTAATTGACATAACCCCACCTTTCGCGCCAAGTGTAGGTGTGCCGAGTGAAGCTTTCCTCACTCGATTGCGGACTGCGTACACATAGCGCTACCGGCCCAGCGCATCCAGCACCCAGTCCCAGTCGATGCGCTCCTGCTCGAGCCGAAGTCGCGGTGCGTAGCGGTCACTGACCAGATCGTTGAACAAGGAAGCCTCAGTGTCGGTCAGGTTCGGTAGCATGGCGCTGGTCGGTGACGGCTCGGTGCCCCAACGCTCTTCGTGAGCGAGCAGAGTCGAGCGGTCCATGAGCACCGAGCGCACGCCCGGCAGCTGCGCACGCACGCGATTGAGTATCGCGAAGCCATGCGTGTCGAGATCACCCCAATAGCGCACCTCGCCACGAGCCGCGGCAGCACCCAACCACGCCAGCGACGCCGGAGCCACCGCGTCGAACCCGCGCCCCCACAGCACCACACCGCGCTCCGGGATCGGCGCGCTGAGGTAGCTGATCTCGTTCTCGACGATCAACGCACGCTCAACCGGCGGCTGGAGTCTCGTCAACTCCTGCACGCGGAACGACGCCTCGCTGAGTTCAACCGGGAGCCCAAACAACGACGGGTCGAAGCGCATCCGCACCATCACGGGCTTCCGCCCGAGGCCGAGCCCGGTGAGAAACTCCTCCGCCCGCCCCGACACCCCGAGCATCTCGGCAAGCACGCCCCGGCGCCGCTCGACCAGTTTGGTGTCAACACCAGGAGCGTCGATTTCGCGGAGAAACTTGCCCGTGCCACGATTCCACTCGAGCCAATCGCGCGCGGCCAAAATCGCGGGCCATTCGTCGGCGAGTTCAATCGCCTTGAGCGGATGCGCAATCACCCAGTCGCGCGCGGCCGGGATCAGGGCCGAACGGCGCAACACGTCGTCGAAGCGCTCCACGTCGCCGTCCCGCCCGGCCACTCCGAGCATCCGCCACGCCTGTTCGTAACTCTCGATCAGCGCCCGGCCGGGCAGTTGCGTGCGGCCGAGCGAACGACCGCCAACGTGCTTCTCGACCAGCCGAAACCCGGCCCCTCCCTCGGCCGCACGCTCGAGACCCGACACCCATCGGCGCGCCTCATCGAGATGCTCGGTCAGGTCGGCGCTGGATGGGCCGCGAAGCGGCACGTCGATGGTCGCGAACGGCGCCCCCGCGGCGTGGTTTCGGAGCAGCTCGCCGCTGTCCCACCGGCGCCCGATGCGCTTCTCAATGTCGGCGGGTGTGGTCCATGAAGCTGGACCCTGCTGGCGCCCGGTACTCACGAATTCATCGCCCGCCGCTCCCGGAACTCCTCCACCGTGAGCGTGTGCACCCTCGACGCCGCTCCATCGGGGTTATCGACGAAGCCGATCGAGCTCACATACGGCTCGATGACGTGCACCTTCTGCAGCGGCGTCACGATCAGCAGCTGCAGGCCGAGCTTCTCGAACAGCTCGAGCGCATAGCGCGTGGACTGATCCGAGCCGCGACCAAAGGCCTCGTCGATGACGGCGAAGCGGAAGTCCTTCGACTTCTCGACGCCCCACTCGAGCCCAAACTGGTACGCGAGCGACGCGGCGAGGATCGTATAGGCGAGCTTCTCTTTCTGCCCACCCGATTTGCCGTCCGAGTCGGTGTAGTGCTCGTGCTCCACCCCGGTCTCGCGATCGCGCTCGGAGGCCGCGAACGTGTACCAGTTGCGCACATCCGTCACGCGCGCAGTCCAGGCTTTGTCTGCCTCGGTGCGACCCTCGCGGCCTTTAAACCGTTCGACCAGCAATCGCACTCGCTCGAATCGCTGTTCCGGATCCTCATCCCCGCCGATGAGGTCGCCCGTCGCGGCCTTCATCTCCGCGCGAAACGCCCTGACCTCTGAGTTCGGCGAGAGTTCGGCGACGAGCGTAATCACGCGACCCGGGTTGTAGTCGATGGCGCCGAGGGCCTCGTTGATGGTCGCCACTCGCTCACGAATCTCGTCCGCCTGGCGCTGCAGCCAGAAGTTGAAGCTCGCGAGGTCCTTGATCGACTCCGTGTTGAGTTGCCGCTTGAACTCGGCCTCGAACCTCGGCAGATCATCCTCTTTCACCTGCCCGTGCAGGCGACGAAACTCACCGATCGAGCCGACGTTCGCATCCATCTCGGTCGCGAGCTCCGGCCAGCGGCGCAGGATCTCCCCCATCTGCTGCTGCACGCTCGTGATGTAACCGTTCATCTCGCGCTGCGCCGCATCCGAATCGCGCACGAGCTCGTCGTGGATCTTGCCGCGCAGCGTGTCGCAGTCGTCGACCGTGCTCGGCTGCCGCTTCCCGACGCGGTGCCGCAATGCGGGGAAGACCGCCCGAGCACTCTCGACGCTGACCGCCGGTAGCGATTCGAGCAGCTCCCGCTCCTTCGCGTGCCGCGAGCGCAGCCGCTCGAGTTCGTGCTCGATGCCGCCGAGTCGTTTCGCGATGTCATTGCTCTCGCTCTCGAGCTGGCGCTGGGCCTCGGCGAGTTCCGCGAGCTGTCGATCGATCTCGGCAAGCCGCGTCGAGCCCGCCAGGATGCGCTGCCGCTCGTCCTCGAGGTCGCGCACTTTTGTCTCGGCGTCCGCGACGTCGATCTCCGCGAAGCTCGAGTATTCCTCGAGCCGGGAGAGCGCGTCGATCGCGCGACCGAGCGCATCCGATTGCTTCTCGAGCGCTGCAAGCTCACGTTCGGCGACGTCGATCGCCTCGCGCAGTTCCTGCACCTCGCTCGTGAGCGCCGCGATCTTCCGCTCGCTGCTGCGGCCGAGCACCCAGCGTCGCGCATCCGAAACCCTGAAGCGGTCGTCCTTCTCGTGCCGCTCCCGATCCTTGACGAGCCCCTCGCGGGTGACGGCCCGGTCTTCGCGCTGCAACGCTGCGGCGTCGGCCACGAGCGCGTGCTCCGCACGGCGCGCGAGTTCGCCCTTGAGGTAGTCCGCGAAGGGGCCGGGCTCGACCTCGAGCGCGTCGACAAGTCGCGGCCCGCCGTGCGCATCCATTGGCCGGGTGGGAACGCGGCGCTCCGGCACGCGCAGATACACAAGGCGGGTGCCAAGGTGCCGCTCATTGACCCAGGACGAGACTCGCGCGTACTGCGCCTGCGGCACAAGCAGGCTCAGCGCGAACGGCCGCAGCACTCGCTCGGCCGCGCCCTGCCATTCGGCGTAATCCTCGCGCACCT
This DNA window, taken from Gulosibacter molinativorax, encodes the following:
- a CDS encoding ATP-binding protein, which translates into the protein MSDALFSALEIETPETKRTGYRLARLEVYNWGTFDRRVWSLQPDGNTSLLTGDIGSGKSTLVDAITTLLLPAHKISYNKAAGATTKERNLRSYVEGHYRSERNETTGTSRPVALRDEHSYSVLLGVFENEGYSQTVSLAQVFHQRDRTGQPERFYATADRGLSIATDFSDFGSDLKQLRKRLRGSGVDLDNTFPDYARRMRRLLGIASEQAMELFHQTVSMKSVGNLNDFVRSHMLEPSDASGRITDIVNHFENLTRSYEAVQRATAQLELLSPLVESADKYEAAVERHAGYRAEREALVVFAAELVTEVLDTAIGQTDAQLADAQEEQERIGAAREANTQQRELLQAERSSAGGDRLSIIDAEIPAATTKLAEVTSKRARFADHLERAGLEPVNDDTDFRMRLAAVAQARADAEGERARVAEERHPLTLQHGNDKKRAAEIDAEIASLEARRNNLPSELARLRESMCAGLGLAETELPFAGELIEVREDYAEWQGAAERVLRPFALSLLVPQAQYARVSSWVNERHLGTRLVYLRVPERRVPTRPMDAHGGPRLVDALEVEPGPFADYLKGELARRAEHALVADAAALQREDRAVTREGLVKDRERHEKDDRFRVSDARRWVLGRSSERKIAALTSEVQELREAIDVAERELAALEKQSDALGRAIDALSRLEEYSSFAEIDVADAETKVRDLEDERQRILAGSTRLAEIDRQLAELAEAQRQLESESNDIAKRLGGIEHELERLRSRHAKERELLESLPAVSVESARAVFPALRHRVGKRQPSTVDDCDTLRGKIHDELVRDSDAAQREMNGYITSVQQQMGEILRRWPELATEMDANVGSIGEFRRLHGQVKEDDLPRFEAEFKRQLNTESIKDLASFNFWLQRQADEIRERVATINEALGAIDYNPGRVITLVAELSPNSEVRAFRAEMKAATGDLIGGDEDPEQRFERVRLLVERFKGREGRTEADKAWTARVTDVRNWYTFAASERDRETGVEHEHYTDSDGKSGGQKEKLAYTILAASLAYQFGLEWGVEKSKDFRFAVIDEAFGRGSDQSTRYALELFEKLGLQLLIVTPLQKVHVIEPYVSSIGFVDNPDGAASRVHTLTVEEFRERRAMNS